Below is a window of Drosophila nasuta strain 15112-1781.00 chromosome X, ASM2355853v1, whole genome shotgun sequence DNA.
AATTTGTTATGCAATAGAGCTAAATGCCGCAGTTGATCCGCTTGAAATGAAGCCAGTGTCTGGAGCTTGGCACGACATAAAATTCACCCCAATTAAAAGcgacaaaatgcaaaaacacaaatagcaaaaaacgaaaaaaaaaaaaaaaaaacgaagaactgcgaactgagaactgagaactgagaaacgcaaaaccaaaaacgcaAAACCCAAAAACTTAGCTGCAGTGGAgaataatttttcattcaGGTTCAGTTTTGTTGGCACACAAGGGGCAAATAGTGTTGTTACAGGGGAgggaaagaagaagaagaagagctgTGGCTTCTTTTTATTACCACCTTAAAACCCTGAATgtttcccattcccatttttTTGGACGCCAATGGAGCAAATGCAAACATAATTTTTCTTACTTCTAATACCAGATAAATGCAGACAAGAAGTAAAATACATGCAGCAAAGCGacagcagccaaaaaaaaaaaaaaaaaaaatgaaaaaagtgtGGAAGGAAAATggagaaaaaatatttaaaaagtgctTGCAGAAAGTTCTTTAACCCCAAGTGGCCGCCCCCAAACCaagctttttattattttcaacatttatttgcgacgcgtaaataaaaaaacgaaacccGAATCGAAAACGCGAGAGGaaaaggaggaggagaaagagaaagagatggggaaaatggcaaatggaaaatggctctctaaataataaaagcaaaactgcaGAGCAAAAGTGGGCGGACTAGTCAAATGCATTTTAGAGGTAAACATCGGCCAAAAGGTGGGCGTGACAAAACACCGCCGCctccagccagccagccagccagccagccagccaccGCTGGCTGCCGTCCAATTGACGTAAATCGTGCGCAACGTTTTTGGCAGCCAAATGACTGCGGCTTTAGCTGCGCTTCTTGGCAAAGGTCAACAAACCAAGTGAACTACAGACAACCTCGCTATTCCCTTTATCTAACTATCTATCACCCTTTTACTagctctgctctctctctctctctctctctctctctctctttcactctcaaCGTAGTTGGCTTTTGCTTGGCAGCCACATCAATTGTATCTCCAGTTCCAGCAGACAAGCAAATAGCATCCAAATTTCAAGCgaatcacaaaaataaaaataaaaacaaaaactaaaaaacctTCCACTTCATTTCCATATTTATCACAAAATTGAGCGCAGATCAATTCTCATTCGCAAATGGAAGAACAAACTCCCCAACCCATTGGCATAGAGGCTGAAAATGCAACAACCATCGTTGTTAATGAGCCAGAAATTGCCGCCAGCTCATCGGGTAATAATCCAGATGCGGCCGATGATAGACCCGGTGTCTCTGGGGTCCATCTGCTGTTGATGTGCTTGAATACGGATCGTCATGTGACATTCCATGAGGGTGTTGTCGACAACGAGGGCATGAATCGCCGCAAATCCAAATGCTGTTGCATCTATCGCAAGCCGCATGTCTTTGGCGAGAGTTCCTCGTCCTCCGATGATGAGTGCGAGCATTGCTGTGGCCATCCCGAGGTGCGTCTACGCAATCGCCTcaagaaacagcagcaacagcaacagcagcagcagcaacattgccAATGCGGTTGTCAGAAGCATcgcaatcatcatcatcatccacagccacagcagacACTGGAGTTGGTTCAGCATGCAACGAATGCCAACACAGAGATTGCTGGTGATTCGGGCAATGTCAAGATCAAAACCGAATCAAACACTCTGCTCTCGGCATCCTCACAAGCCATGCAGCATTCATAACTGCATTTTACCATCTCGTCTAaatatgttttctttctttttttcggcTATATTTgtgcatttcattaaaaactgTTTAAATTGTCAAGTTCAAGTTATTCGATTTGCCTCTTTTATGCTATCAGCATTGAAAAATAGCTTACTCTTGTCTGCTTTATGAACAGCATCTAAATggatcctaaaagtatgcaacgttttttttaatggaaatGAAATTCAACTTTCATTGCATTGAATTcctttttatttcaatttagtgTGAGTTTTAGAATGTGGTAACACACTACGCtagaaacaaacaaattaaaaaatgtattttaaaatatgtagaactgtgaacattgaaatagcagtgctaACGACATAcgcatttaaaattgaaatactaTGTTATTATAAACAgtttaatgtatttttggGTATTAATTCAAACATTGTCTCACATTAGATAACTCAATATGtggataataaaaaaaaacatgcattttcattaaacttgttttgtttctgtcgcactgctatttcaaagttcacagctgtatattaaaatatataagctCAAGTTTTCTAGTTTCACTAAGAAATTGAATCAGCAGTAGTACAATAATAGTTAAAGatggaaatatatttaaaatatattgtaattCTTAATTTGTAAActctttttaaaaaaattttcaattacaacataatttaacaaaatatgcgTATACTGATTTCTTCTATAAAGTTTCACATATGGTGAACATCTCACAAGTAGTTGCTGTTTAGTCTTCATCGAAAAAagatatcaatatatataaaacaaatgtgatatataaatgtataatataccACTTTATTTTGTCGATCATTCGGCTCATTTAAAGCGTTTTTCTATTGTGTGACAAGGCCAATGTTAGTCCCATAAAAAAGTAGGCCGGAGACAAAAGTacagcaaaggcagcagcagcagggggAGCTGTGGAAAGACAGCCACAGCTGGTACTTGGCCGCCATTAGTCAACgccatgccacgcccactgtcCACGCGCCCCTCTATTGATTGATTATGGGAACTGTCTGCGCGAACTTGTAAATAGATTAATGAACTGTTGCTGATGCACTCAGCTGCGATCTGTGCTGTCGgctgtgtgtgcttgtgtttgtgtgtgtggcatgtggcatgtggaatgcctgctgctgtcggctggctgctgctgctactgcagttGATGTTGGCAGGCCAAGCAGCCTGATGCCGCCCTCAACTGAGAACTGGGAATTTCGGAGCTGTCCCGGGGTTGTTGCAACTTTGacatgtggcagctgctgcaagtTGCCCGATTGCCGACTGCCGACTGCCGGCTGCCAGTTTGCCGGATTGCCAATACTTTGGCCATGTCTCTATGAGGTGCAGCGCAGGCTGATTCAAATTATGCAATCGTGTATTCCTGCAGGACACAAGCGAGCAGTCGAAGCAAGTAAAAGAAGtacaaaaatgaatatttatgcaaattggaATTGAACATTTTGCATCCTAATGTAAGAAATATCTTTAAAACGTACTTTACCCAAAAACTGAAAAAGCAAGAGAAAATTCCATGAAacatacatttcatttcataagAATTATTCAAGCTTATAAAACTACAAGCTGCTTAAAAGttcttttcattaaataaatgataaactataataaaaatatatataataaatataaataaattaaaaaaaaataaaaatattgcaagTCGAAATAACTTATTTGGGTTTAGTAAATACATTTTCGAAATCTTGGTGAAGTTCGTAGATTATAATTTAGTTTCTTATAACAGTACAAGCTATTTAGATATTGCTTagtaaattcaatataaactACTTAAAGTTAACTTATGtttaatatgcattttgttaaaataacaaaatcaaTTCCTTTTTGCAATCAAATAAGATAGAGCGACAAAGGTCTTTAGGCTACATCAAAAATTTGACTGTTGAatattgctttaaaaatatgaatttaataaatagaattttaaaaattcatttcaattttaatttagtttagtatgcattatttttaaatctaaatacaattttcaaattttaaggataaattatacattgcaaaatgataaaaatatgATTACATTTCATGAAATTTACTGatgaattgtattttgtaataatgaaaaaggttatgattaaattttatatttgaattaagcATATGCAAAGTCCATAAATGataaacttttcaaaattaactgataaatattatataaaaaacagcGAAGAAATTGTTGGAATTTAGCAGATGCATTCGCAGTTTATAActgaaaattttaaagtagaattttgttactatttttattgtaaatttaaaattgactGCTGAAAAAGAGCAgcatataaatttcattaatgtatttgtttattattgttattaataataatttcgaaaaatcatttaaacgaatataattaagaaaactgtataaatgcatttgcattttaacgttgtgaattgtaaattgcaatttcGTCGTTTCGTCTGGTATTCAATAGTTTTTGCTTCGAAGGATTCTTGGCAACAAGCTTgctatttccttttttttttctagttGTGTTTGTTCTTTTTGCTGTCAAACTTTGAACCCTTTGCTACTCAGTCGCGCTAGGCAAATGTGCTCTAAGTGTGAGCGGATGTATGCtagagtgtatgtgtgtgtgtgtgtatgagtgtgccATTAAACCACATTTTAATATGTGTTGGTGCGCTGTGCACTGTGCCGTTAGTCGTTTTTATGAGGTCTCTTGGCGCTTGATTCCGCGGCCCAAATGCTGCCAACCGCATTTGAAGTGGCTGCTGGAAATGAAATACGCCACAGCAAACAGTTACCACAGTTTGCATAACTCATATGTGTATGAACGCAACACacatccctctctctctctctctctcgcactctctggctctctatatgtatgtactctCTTGTgctatatactcgtatatttgtatattcgtattcgtattcggaTCTAGGCACatgagttgctgctgctgttgctgactcTTCTCCCCAATGCAATGGgtgcaaaaaaaaggaaccCAGCAGATTTTGTAACTTGGTCAATAGGTCGACTCGTTGGAATTCGGAATTCGGGAGCCGCTTTTGGTTTGCTATTTTGCTCTTTGCTACTTTTGGTCctgcactctctctctatctctcggtgtctctctctctttccctgtCATGTTGATCAAATCAAGCACTTTTGGCATTTACATTGAATCGCTGGCATTTCTCGGCTCACTTCTTTGtccaaaattaaatatgctcgattgcaaaagcatttttatttctattaaagcCCAAAATGACATCAAATTGTTGctggttttatttattttctttgttgaaATTAAGTATACCCAATCATAAGTGTTGTaggtttctttattttttttgtttgtatttttaatttataggTAATATTTTATTCCGCAAATGCTAAGCAATTGCTTCTCAGTTCTATTAAAAACACATTGTTCTTggttataaaatattaaattatatattagaGTTTATGTTTTCTTCAGTCGTCTTTATTTTGAACAAAACCGCATTTAAATATGCACAATATGCAACAAATTTTCGCCCCTTTTCTTTGCTgaaattgaatgtacttaagtcataaataattatattaaagcacaaaatgttaaccaaatatttaaaatcacGAATTCACAGTATATTctctattttattaaaaatttatgaagCAATCTTTAGCATTAGTTTCCAATTAGGTATTCCagtagtttctttttttcaattgtttattattttcccATATTTTcgtatgcattttaaatttatttttaatctttgTCAAAATATTGAACACGGCCTTAAGTCGTATTTCGAgttaatttattatgattgaaaaatataaaataaatttgtgactTATCTTGATATTGTTGCTCGCAGTGAAGCTTGTTCCTCACGCACTCCTTGCGCCTATTGTGACAGTCAAATGGTGTCCTTGctctgggtgtgtgtgtgtgtgtgttcgtgtgggTGTGTGTCAGGCTCAGCTGTCAATACGGATGTTTTcctctgttctgttctgttcggttgtatttttttgtcgGTTTGCAGCCACCATTGATGAGGTTGAACACATTTCTGGGTTGCTCCCCATTTGATGTGTTTTAAAATGCGACCCATAAATAACGGTAATGACAGATGCTGGCAACGCAGTTGGCCTTTTAACCGGCACGTCGCCcaccaaaaaaacacacacacacaaaaataaagtgagagagggagagagagagagagagagagagagagacaagtGTGAAAGGTACACTCGAGTGtggtcgactgtgagatacccgtaagatatttgcaataaaatgatgAGAGTGTAAtattatactgaaaaaatactaaaatataccgattgctgtatttggtatatggatgTACTGTTACTTTCAAATTAGATTTTAAAAACATGTCTgttaaatatagcaaatatactgaatgtaatactaaaaaataccaaaggctacatttggtatataaaaatacttttacattcaaaatatgtcatataataaaaattaggccgattgtcagccaaagcattcAGAACCTGACTGTTAAATATATccaattaatatactgaaaagtactaaaatataccaattttgcatatttggtatatgtatatactattaCCTTCAACGTGTACCATGTTAACCAAAGCAACCAGAACCTGTATGtagaaatacttaaatatactgattgctatatttggtatatctatataccattAAAAGTATACCATAGAGGATAAATATGCCAGATACCTgtctgaaaaaatactaaaatatactgattgCTGTATTTGCTATATGGATATATACgggctacatttggtatataaatatacttttacatttaaaatatttcatacaaaaattgtgccagattgtcagtcaaagcaatcAAAATCTTCttgttaaaaatatcaaatcaatatactgaaaaatactaaaatataccaatatatactATTAACTTCAACGTGTACCatgtcaaccaaagcaactagaACCTGTATGtagaaatacttaaatatactgattgctatatttggtatatctatttACCATTAAAAGTATATCAGAGAAGATAAATCTCAATACCAAAgcaatcaaataaacaaaaccctctatgaaaaaatactaaaatataccgatttgCCATATCTGGTATACGATTATACTATTATAGTCAACATATACCTTCTacccaatgggtagcgggtataaaaacaaagcgaatgcgaatgcggaATCGCAGACAGCGGCAAGCCAAGCTGTGACCTCCACCCAGCTGTCTCGACAATATCTTGTAGGCTATGAATAAGTCGATTACAAAAGCAAACTGGcagcccaacaacaacaacaacaacaacacgaggAAGATGAAGCACATCTTGAGGATGCGAGCTCAAATTCTGGTGCTGCTGACTTACAATATTATTCCGCTGCCAATCTCTCTCTATGCCTATATATTCTCGTGTCATTCTGACAGCACTTTTTatttctgctgttgttatttttgtttaacacCAGACATTTTAAAAGTGacagtatatataaatatacactcttctcttcttttcttttctcttcgGTTTTTTTTGCAAATCATTTAAAAAGCACTTAAgtggaaattaaaaagaaattattcaCTTTGGCACATTTCACTTTGCTCGAATTGAGAGAAACAATTTTACACAATGTTTCATCGGttctcgctgtctctctctgtctgtctctctctctctgcctctctctttGCATTGCGCATTGGTGTAATTTTTGCGGTTTGCCTCATTATTCGAGCCTGGACTGAGGTCTGTGGACCACACACATTCACTGCACAGAGTCGAGGAACCCATTGGAGTCGCAtccctttttctttttctcccttttttttgtttttttgttttatttaaccCTGCTGAAGCTGTTTGCCCTTAATTGTGGTTTACTCTGCCATCGCTTAGCCATTGGGCATCCTTTTGTCTCTCGTTTCTCGGTTCTCTGTTCTCCGTTCTCTGTTCTCCGTTCTCTGTTGCTCGGTTTCTGTCAATGACTATGTCTGGTATTTTGCGCATTTTACCACAACATTtagcattattttaattgtttattacaACCTCAGAGCCCAACTcagacaacaaacaacaaacaaccaacTGGCATTATGGCCCAAAAGGTGTGAGCCACAGTTGTAAATAAAAGCCCCCAAAGCAATTCAAAAGACTTTGTGGCACTTGAATGCGAATGTGCGTATGGCTGcttctattttaaatatatatatatatatattttgagcaAAAGTATTTATGGCAAACCGTTGCCTGCAGCTTCATTTGCATCAATTTTCTATGGCAAAAATAATAGATATCGTttagtgtattttaaatacttaaatatttataataatagtatttattgCAATGTAAAAGATTCTAAGCAATTTTATAACTACTTTGTTTGAATGTTTTTGTATGTAATTtctcattttaaaaaatggtatatttggtatattgctatagtaatgtgtgcaaaatataccaaagtatatatatggtatatggatatttggtatattgctatagtactatgtgcaaaatataccaatatatatatagtatttctatatttggtatattgctttAGTactatatgcaaaatataccaaagtatatatatgttatatggatatttggtatattgctatagtactatgtgcaaaatataccaaagtatatatatggtatatggaTATTTCGTATATTGCTATAGTACTTTGTACAAATAATACcaaagtatatatagtatatgtatatttggtatattgctatagtactatgtgcaaaatataccaaagtatatatatggtatatggatatttggtatattgttatagtactttgtacaaaatataccgaagtatatatatggtatatgaatacagtatataaatatacattcagaatataccatagagtgcaaaatataccagattgtcagacaaagtaacttagacttgccaaacaaaagtatttctttatatagacaatttttgtctgatcgcaatcaTAATCGGCAATCATAAATAGTGTAGATATTATGGTATTTATCTTTCTATTCAAACATAATTGTTAACCAACTTATTTAACCTGTGAATACTTGAggattttaagttttattattttctatttttaaatttgaaatgttcatatataaatatcgttattttctatatttaatgTTGCCCATTAATCACATCATTTATGGGTCAAATGACACCccaaaaaaagagaggaaaaaaaaaccgtAGATACATTTGCCATGTTGATAACAAGCAACCGGCTATCGAAGGTATGAATTATTATTGGGTCTGAGGGGGTTATAAAGAATTTTGCTCGGTTTcatataattgttatttatttgttataaatttcgAGGCATTTGcgcattattttattgttgccgTAGGCGTCTCATatgtgttgtggttgttgtggttgttgttgttgttgttgcagccacTGGGGAACACTCCATGTAGGCCAGGCAATAATATTTGTCGCCCCCAAAAAGTATGTACTGCAAAATTATTGACATCTAAATTACAAGCATTGTGTTTGCCTCCTCCGCATTGGGTGTGTTTACCAGCGAGTGTTCCTAAAGTGAGTGTatagcgtgtgtgtgtgtgtgtgtacggtgtgtgtgtatacggtgtgtgtgtgtctggtgTGCTTATGGCTTTGTTTGCGACGTGCCCTGCTTTGCTTTAATGCCAAAACTGCCGCACAATCAGTTACAGTCTCAGCTGTCAATAGATTGTTgacatttttctttatattttcatatctcatatacgcacacacacacactcgcacacacacacaccagcaGACATATGGGCCTGTTTTGTTGCCCACTTTTTGTGTTTACTGCTTAAATCTGCCAATTTACTCGTTTACGTTAAGGCTTTATGCCCCCCCTTAACCCCTCAGCTTCCACACCCCACAAAGAGTTTTTCTCCTCTTGGCTTCCTTTCCTTTTCGGTGCTCCTCTggtgcttcttcttcttcttcttcttcttctgacTGCGTCGTATGTGTCGGACTGCGgcctctcttcttcttcttcttcttcgtcgtcGTGTGTGGGGAAATTAATATCTGtgtcatttcatttcatttttttgtcttttcgCTTGTTTCCCactcgcttcgcttcgcttcgttcgctttttgttgttgtgctgtgtttCTCCCTTTTGGGTTAATAAGGCTAAATTGAGAGAATGTGCGGCGCACTTAATTATCATCATATTTATTGTCTTTATTTATGGTTGAATACGAGATACTACtacgactgtgtgtgtgcgtgtgtgtgtgtgtgtgtgtgtgtgtgtgtgtgtgtgctgagcGATACAAAGTTAAATTTTTGCGACTTTTTTCCGCTTTTATGATAGCTCATAATATTTGCAAtcattatttatgattgctgcGACGCTCTAGCCTTGTCAcagcccccaaaaaaaaaaaaaaccgagaCAGAGGGAAAGAAGGggaaagcgaaaaaaaaaacatagatTGACATTAACTTAAGTCTAATTTattgtacaatatatataatagaatGTAGTGATTGAACAATATTCATAATTAGCTAATTTACAGCGTAGGTTGCAACTATTACAATTCAGATTCCACATagtgctaaatttattaaaggAGTTTCCCTaacttacaaaatatatttaaaaagaatatgcTGCAGCTTTCTGTGATAGCTAAATTTAAAGACAAATGTTGACTTATAATCTCATATTCaagtaaatttgatttgaagtCAAATGTGGTTTAACTTGAATTAATAAAAGATTcacttaaacaaaaaatatagaacaaaatgaagtgcattataaataaatttgaaatcaaagTTTACTTTACATTCAGCTGTTAACTATTATGATGACTTATGTCTTTATATATTACAAAGAtttacaaaacacaaaaaaaaatacttaaaacaaaagtattgacgtagcttttttcttttctaatcAAATGTCGATCACTTTGGACTGgactttattcaattttccaagATAAGCGCATAAATACAAAGTTGTTTCACctaataaagtaataaaaatatgattacTTACAAGTTTTGCTTTGGATTTTTAGGCCAAATTTCAGTCCTATGTTACCTTGAAAAGtcgactttaaataaaaatttactaaacagaagaaaaaatagtttaaaaaatttttactATATCCTTATCTCATTTTTCTCCTATAAGGTGGCACTTAATACAAATGTTTacttaatattacaaaaatagtttaaaatttagatttttttataatcaaaTGCTGCTTTacaactatatataatatttaaaaaactacataacaaagaaaatatttagaaaaagGGATCTGCTGAAGCTTTgtttaaaatcaaaagttttgctACTTTCTACtgcaatttatgtatatatattgtatgagtctgaaaaaagtaaatgtattgtgagtttattaaaatatgaacTCTTTataatgtataaattaaaaaacatttttgttgctgcacttTCAAGTCCACCGCAAAGTCGTTTTAATGCCTTTGCATGACGCACAGTGGACAGTTGTCTCATCGATGACAAAACTTTGCGCTTTGTGCCTTAATCAATCATTTTGCTAGCAAAGTTTTGTTCATTCACAATTTAATGGCCACTCAACCTGGCTGTTGGatatcaattaatttgcagCTTATGCGAACGGCTGCAaagaccacaaaaaaaaaaacaaggcaAGGAAAATATGTAACTTTTTGGTTAtagaaaagttttcaaattttgataTTGTGTATTGCTTTTGAACTTTTCTCGCCAGTCAAAAAGTATGCCCAGTAAAAATGGCCTAAAACAACAATAGAGCAAAAGACAGAGGACATCTATCAAAGGAGCATATCCATCAAGTGGAGTCTGTGTGGAGTAACTTGAAGGCACAAAGAAGATACGATCATGTATTTGCTCATTTCTTGGATGGGTTTAAAAAGTCTCCGCAAAgtaaaagtcaaataaaatcTGTGCTACGTTCTCTCCGTCCCCCTTCCCCCACCCCGTCCCTGGCTTGTGCTTTGTGTTGGCAAAATTATGCCCAGTCAGACatgttttgctgtttgtaCAACCTTAAAACAATGGCAGGaacgagcaacagcaacaacgacagcagcagcagcaataataatgCAAACTTCTTTACTGGCTCACAGGTGCACAAATGCCAGGCAAAAagtataacaacaaaagcggcGACTcaaacagaagcagcagctccaCAAAATTTacatagcaacaacaacacgacacacaaaaaaaagaagggaaaaaaagaatttgtCAAGACTTGGGACGCGGCAGGTGGCACGTGCCAAGCGAAAGCTACATgcattatatagtatactatatatatatatatatatataaaagtatat
It encodes the following:
- the LOC132795941 gene encoding E3 ubiquitin-protein ligase PPP1R11, with translation MEEQTPQPIGIEAENATTIVVNEPEIAASSSGNNPDAADDRPGVSGVHLLLMCLNTDRHVTFHEGVVDNEGMNRRKSKCCCIYRKPHVFGESSSSSDDECEHCCGHPEVRLRNRLKKQQQQQQQQQQHCQCGCQKHRNHHHHPQPQQTLELVQHATNANTEIAGDSGNVKIKTESNTLLSASSQAMQHS